Within Azoarcus sp. DD4, the genomic segment CATGAAACGCGACTCCTCGCGGTAGCGGCCATCGACGATTTCGCCGAGCCGTTCGAGCGCTTCGCTGCGGGCGACGTCGGTCAGGAAGCCGAGCCGGCCCAGATTGACGCCGACCAGCGGCACCTCGTGCTCGGCCAGCCGGCGGGCGGAATTCAGCATGGTGCCATCGCCGCCGACGACCACCGCAAGTTCGGCCTGGGCGCCGATTTCCTCGTAGGTGGCCACGGCGAAATCACCCGCGCCGCCGACGGAACTTGCCGTGCCCTGCTCGATCCACACGACAAGACCGCGCTGCCGCAGATAGTTGGCGATGGCGAATACCGACTCCGCGACGTCGGGACTCTGGTACTTGCCGATCAGGGCGATGCTACGGAAATGCGCACTCATGGGCGCGGATTAAACCACATTCGTGTAACAGCATGGCGTACCGCGCGCTTGGCAGCGGGCCGCCCTCTTCCCTAGAATCCGGCATCATCCTTGCGAACCGCCATGAACCCGCTCGACGCCCGCTCCCAGATCCTGCTCAAGACGCTGATCGAACGCTATATCGCCGAGGGGCAGCCGGTCGGCTCGCGTGCGCTTTCCCGCTATTCCGGCCTGGAGCTGTCGCCGGCGACCGTGCGCAACGTGATGAGCGACCTCGAAGAGATGGGCTTCATCGCCAGCCCGCACACCTCGGCGGGTCGCGTGCCGACCGCGCTGGGCTACCGCTTCTTCGTCGATGCGCTGCTCACGGTGCATCCGATGGAGCGCGCGCGGGTCCAGGCCCTCAAGGGCCAGCTGATGCCCGACCAGCCGCAGCGCCTGATCAGCTCGGCCTCGCACCTGCTGTCCGACCTCACCCAGTTCGCCGGCGTGGTGGTGGCCCCGCGCAAAGAGGCGGTGCGCATCCGCCAGATCGAATTCATCAGCCTGTCCGAAACCCGCATCCTGCTCATCATCGTCACCACCGCGGGCGACGTGCAGAACCGCATCCTGCTCACCCGGCGGGCCTACTCCGCGTCCGAACTGAGCGGCGCGGCAATCTACCTGAACGAGCACTTCGCCGGCCTGTCCTTCGACGAAATCCGCGAACGCATCCAGGACGAGCTCAAACAGTTGCACAGCGACATGAGCGAGCTGATGACGGCCACGGTGGAGGCCGGCACCGAGGCGGTGGCGGAAACCGAGAGCAACTACGTCATTTCCGGCGAGACGAACCTGCTCGACGTCGAGGACCTGTCGTCCAACATGTCGCGGCTGCGCGAGCTCTTCAAGCTCTTCGAGCAGAAGACCGGCCTGATGCAGCTGCTGGACCTGTCCAACCGGGCGCAGGGCGTGCAGATTTTCATCGGCGGCGAATCCGGCCTTGCCCCCCTCGATGGCTGCAGCGTGATCACCGCCGCCTACGAGGTGGACGGCGAGGTGGTCGGCTCGGTCGGCGTCATCGGTCCCACCCGCATGGCCTACGACCGCGTGATTCCCATCGTGGATATCACCGCGCGCCTGCTGTCGAACGCCCTTTCATCGAATCACTGACGACCGGCCATCCCGGCCGGCGCCGCGCATCGCTGCGCAAAGGATCTTCATGGCCCGCTTCTGGACCGAACCGCAGCACAAGCACGGCACGCCGCCCCGCATCGGCGTGCTGCTGGCCAACCTCGGCACGCCGGAGGCACCCTCGGCCGCCGCGCTGCGCCCCTATCTCAAGCAGTTCCTGTCCGACCCGCGCGTGGTGGAAATTCCCCGCGTGGTATGGTGGCCCATCCTCAACGGCATCATCCTCAATACCCGCCCGGCGAAATCCGCGGCCAAGTACGCCAGCATCTGGATGGACGAGGGCTCGCCACTCAAGGTCCACACCCAGCGCCAGAGCCGGCTGCTGGCTGCCAGGCTCGGGGACGGGCTCGAAGTCTCCTGGGCGATGCGTTACGGCGC encodes:
- the hrcA gene encoding heat-inducible transcriptional repressor HrcA, with the protein product MNPLDARSQILLKTLIERYIAEGQPVGSRALSRYSGLELSPATVRNVMSDLEEMGFIASPHTSAGRVPTALGYRFFVDALLTVHPMERARVQALKGQLMPDQPQRLISSASHLLSDLTQFAGVVVAPRKEAVRIRQIEFISLSETRILLIIVTTAGDVQNRILLTRRAYSASELSGAAIYLNEHFAGLSFDEIRERIQDELKQLHSDMSELMTATVEAGTEAVAETESNYVISGETNLLDVEDLSSNMSRLRELFKLFEQKTGLMQLLDLSNRAQGVQIFIGGESGLAPLDGCSVITAAYEVDGEVVGSVGVIGPTRMAYDRVIPIVDITARLLSNALSSNH